Proteins from a single region of Gambusia affinis linkage group LG12, SWU_Gaff_1.0, whole genome shotgun sequence:
- the fam78ba gene encoding protein FAM78B, with translation MSILARHHLVPPSLFLLLLLVASTMGCLQSIACKPRIRRENIVVYEVSASIDQCPTIIEENSPIVLRYKTPYFRASAGVVMPPVPRNETWVVGWIQACTQMEFYNTYGDIGMSSWELPELREGRVKAISDSDGVSYPWYGNTTETVTLTGPTSKPSRLTVSMNDNFYPSVTWAVPISNSNTPMLTHITRDQSFITWLVAMNSVTKERIVLQTVRWRMRVDIAVDPDMPLGSRASLVGRPYQEQPHILNYQEPIPPNALGRPNANDAQVLMWRPRRGAPLVVIPPK, from the exons ATGAGCATACTGGCCAGGCATCACTTGGTCCctccttctctgtttttgctcCTTCTGCTTGTCGCCTCCACTATGGGCTGCCTTCAAAGCATCGCCTGCAAGCCCCGCATCAGGCGGGAGAACATCGTGGTGTACGAGGTGTCTGCCTCTATTGACCAGTGTCCTACAATCATAGAGGAGAACTCACCGATTGTGCTCCGTTATAAGACACCCTACTTCAGGGCCTCAGCAGGAGTTGTGATGCCGCCTGTGCCCCGCAATGAGACCTGGGTGGTGGGCTGGATCCAAGCCTGTACCCAGATGGAGTTCTACAACACCTATGGTGATATTGGCAT GTCTAGCTGGGAGCTACCAGAGCTGCGAGAGGGCCGGGTGAAGGCCATTAGCGACTCAGATGGCGTCAGCTACCCTTGGTATGGCAACACCACGGAGACAGTGACCCTGACCGGCCCCACGTCCAAACCATCTCGGCTGACGGTCAGCATGAATGACAACTTCTACCCCAGCGTGACCTGGGCAGTCCCCATCAGCAACAGCAACACCCCGATGCTGACCCACATCACCCGGGACCAGAGCTTCATCACCTGGCTGGTGGCCATGAACTCTGTCACCAAG GAGCGCATTGTGCTGCAGACGGTGCGATGGAGGATGCGGGTCGACATCGCCGTGGATCCGGACATGCCACTCGGATCCAGGGCCTCGCTTGTTGGTCGACCGTACCAGGAGCAGCCGCACATCCTCAACTACCAGGAGCCCATTCCTCCCAACGCTCTGGGTAGGCCGAACGCCAACGACGCCCAAGTGCTGATGTGGAGGCCGCGTAGAGGGGCACCGCTTGTGGTCATACCGCCAAAATAG
- the cmpk gene encoding UMP-CMP kinase — MLGRLLGNASQSLLKRVSHIMKPKVIFVLGGPGAGKGTQCSKIVEAYNYTHLSAGDLLRAERGREGSEFGQLIDNYIKEGKIVPVEITISLLRQSMEETMTKDQTKSYFLIDGFPRNEDNLQGWNRVMDGKADVKFVLFFDCSNEVCIDRCLERGKSSGRTDDNRESLEKRIQTYLNSTRPIIEQYQKHGKVRTIDASRSVDQVFADVKAILDKEA, encoded by the exons ATGTTGGGCCGCTTGCTCGGTAACGCGTCGCAGAGCTTGTTGAAGCGGGTGTCGCACATCATGAAGCCGAAGGTTATCTTCGTACTGGGCGGGCCCGGCGCCGGCAAAGGGACGCAGTGCTCCAAAATAGTGGAG gcCTACAACTACACTCATTTGTCAGCTGGAGATTTGCTGAGGGCAGAGCGAGGTAGAGAAGGGTCCGAGTTTGGACAGCTCATCGATAACTATATCAAAGAAGGCAAAATCGTCCCGGTGGAGATCACCATCAGCTTACTCAGACAG TCCATGGAAGAGACGATGACCAAAGACCAAACCAAGAGCTATTTCCTAATCGATGGCTTCCCTCGTAACGAGGACAACCTGCAGGGCTGGAACCGGGTCATGGACGGCAAAGCAGACGTCaagtttgtgcttttctttgacTGCAGCAACGAG GTTTGCATCGACAGATGTTTAGAAAGAGGGAAGAGCAGCGGACGGACGGATGACAACAGAGAGAGCCTGGAGAAAAG AATCCAAACCTACCTGAACTCTACGCGACCAATCATCGAGCAATACCAGAAACATGGCAAGGTGCGCACCATCGACGCCTCCCGCTCCGTGGACCAG gtgtttgctgatgtGAAAGCCATCCTGGACAAAGAAGCTTGA